In a genomic window of Leucoraja erinacea ecotype New England chromosome 8, Leri_hhj_1, whole genome shotgun sequence:
- the zfp36l2 gene encoding mRNA decay activator protein ZFP36L2 → MSAALLSAFYDINDFLCNKNEKSLNNYNNFNSMLDKKAVGTPVTSFAPGFLRRHSTSNLQALANSSSSKYPSTSFPNIKESNQTAMLNKENKFRDRSFSESAERLHQQQHAPLSPLHLVQQQKQPGGGQVNSTRYKTELCRPFEESGTCKYGDKCQFAHGMHELRSLTRHPKYKTELCRTFHTIGFCPYGPRCHFIHNAEERRQAPSNNNGVNSFHHHHHHQQRPKLHHSLSFSGFPSASSGLESPLLESPTSRTPPPPCSSSSSSAASSSFVFCDELMSPTLPSCANNAFTFSSQELSNLLTPLAIQTQQLAGSGGVGAGTGGYGQQQPAGGCPPSPPYLLSQMQSCLRRLADSPVFDAPPSPPDSLSDRESYLSGSLSSGSLSGSESPSMDPGRRLPIFSRLSISED, encoded by the exons ATGTCTGCAGCACTACTATCTGCCTTCTACGATATCAACGATTTCTTGTGCAACaag aaCGAAAAGTCTCTGAATAACTACAACAACTTCAATAGCATGCTGGATAAAAAGGCTGTGGGGACCCCTGTAACAAGTTTTGCACCGGGATTTTTAAGACGGCATTCGACCAGCAACTTGCAAGCGCTGGCCAACAGCTCGTCCAGCAAGTATCCCAGCACATCTTTCCCCAACATCAAGGAATCGAACCAAACGGCCATGCTGAACAAAGAGAATAAGTTCCGCGATCGCTCGTTCAGCGAGAGCGCCGAGAGGCTTCACCAGCAGCAACATGCGCCGCTCAGCCCTCTGCATCTCGTCCAGCAGCAAAAGCAACCGGGCGGGGGGCAGGTGAACTCCACCCGCTACAAGACCGAGTTGTGCCGGCCTTTCGAGGAGAGCGGCACCTGCAAGTacggcgacaagtgccagttcgcgCACGGCATGCACGAACTGCGGAGCCTGACccgccaccccaagtacaagacGGAGTTGTGCCGCACATTCCACACCAtcggcttctgcccctacggccCCCGCTGCCACTTCATTCACAACGCCGAGGAGAGGAGGCAAGCGCCGAGCAACAACAACGGCGTCaactctttccaccaccaccaccaccaccagcagcGACCCAAGTTGCATCACAGCCTCAGTTTCTCCGGCTTCCCCAGCGCCTCCAGCGGACTCGAGTCTCCGCTGCTGGAGAGCCCGACATCCCGAACGCCCCCGCCgccctgctcctcctcctcctcctctgccgcctcctcctccttcGTCTTCTGCGACGAGCTGATGTCGCCCACACTGCCGAGCTGCGCCAACAATGCCTTTACTTTCTCCAGCCAGGAGCTGAGTAACCTGCTCACCCCGCTGGCCATCCAGACCCAGCAGCTGGCTGGCAGCGGTGGTGTAGGAGCAGGCACCGGGGGATACGGCCAGCAACAACCCGCCGGCGGCTGCCCGCCCTCTCCCCCTTACCTCCTCAGCCAGATGCAGTCGTGCCTGCGGAGGTTGGCCGATTCCCCGGTCTTTGACGCCCCACCGAGCCCCCCGGATTCCCTCTCCGACCGGGAGAGTTACCTGAGCGGTTCGCTGAGCTCCGGCAGCCTGAGCGGCTCCGAGTCCCCCAGCATGGACCCGGGCAGACGCCTTCCCATTTTCAGCAGGCTCTCAATTTCCGAAGATTAA